One Parachlamydia sp. AcF125 DNA segment encodes these proteins:
- a CDS encoding NUDIX domain-containing protein → MSLFFRKKPVDFNSKLQVVTCFLECEGKILLLQRANECKSPGKWAIPGGKVKKGETLIEALERELQEELLIAVRRDKIDHLIKVYVRHSLGDYQLFLYPWKLPTFLPITLNIREHQAYVWQAKEHIEELPLLEGQLEAYKLVYETHHHFIMALLPSLE, encoded by the coding sequence ATGAGTTTGTTTTTTAGAAAAAAACCAGTTGATTTCAACAGCAAATTACAAGTGGTAACCTGCTTTTTGGAATGTGAGGGAAAAATTTTGCTTTTACAAAGGGCAAATGAATGTAAAAGTCCTGGCAAATGGGCTATTCCTGGAGGAAAGGTCAAAAAAGGAGAGACTTTAATTGAGGCCCTTGAAAGAGAATTACAAGAAGAGCTTTTAATAGCAGTAAGACGAGATAAGATTGACCACCTTATAAAAGTTTATGTGCGCCATTCTCTTGGTGACTACCAATTATTTCTTTATCCCTGGAAATTACCAACCTTTCTTCCTATAACCTTAAATATCCGGGAACATCAAGCTTATGTTTGGCAAGCCAAAGAACATATAGAGGAGTTACCTCTCCTTGAAGGGCAATTAGAGGCTTATAAACTTGTCTATGAAACCCACCACCACTTCATCATGGCGCTTTTGCCCTCTCTTGAATAA